ATGTCGCCTACAAGTTTCTCCAGCGCAGGCGCTTCCTGCGGCAGCTTCGGATGGCCAAGATGTCCGTTGACGAGCTCAAGGCCAGGTTGGACGCGGAGGAACCACTGACGGTGATCGATGTCCGGCATGCGCGGGACGTGCAGGCCGATCCGGACATGATTCCGGGAGCGATCCATATGGCGCTGGAGGATATCGACGGGCGGTACCATGAAATCCCGAAGGACCGGGAGATCATTCTCTATTGTGCCTGTCCGAACGAGGTCAGCAGCGCCCGGACGGCGCTGAAGCTCAAGCGGAACGGCATCCATCAGGTTCGGCCGTTGGAGGGGGGCATCGACGCCTGGCGGCAGCGAAAGTACCCGCTCGTGCGACATCCCGGCTCAAGCCACGGCCGGCGCGAAAGCCGGGCGGCGATCGGGGCCGGTTCGTGAACGGCTGCATAGGAGGGAGCGCGATTCGACGATGGAGGTGACAGCCTATCTGGACCGCATCGGCTATCATGGGCCGCACGAGGCGACAGCCGAGACTCTGCGCATGCTGCATGCGGCCCATGCCTTCGCCGTGCCATTCGAGAATCTCGACATTCATCTGGGAAGGACTATCTCCCTCGATCCTGCGTCGCTGTTCGACAAGATCGTGCGACGGCGACGGGGAGGCTATTGTTTCGAATTGAACGGGCTCTTTGCCCTGTTGCTGGAGCGCCTGGGGTTTTCCGTACGCCATCTGATGGCGCGGGTGTTATGGGGCCAGACGGAGGTCGGCCCGCTCAGCCATCGGGTGCTGCTCGTCGAGACCGGAGGCGAACGGTGGATCGCCGACGTTGGATTCGGCGGCAACGGCTTGATCGCGGCCATTCCACTGGCCGCCGGCCATGAGGAGCGGCAATATGCGGATCGGTTTCGAGTGACGACCGTGGAGCAGGGTGAGGATCGGAGCGAATCTCGGCGGGGATATCGGCAAGAATATCGGCTCGACTGTCTGGTCAAGGACGTCTGGGAGCCGATGTACTCGTTCACGGCCGAGTCCTATTTGCCGGTGGACTATACCTATGCCAATTACTTTCACTCCCACTCGCCGGAGTCGCTGTTTACCCAAAAACGGCTATGTACGAAGCCGACGCCGAACGGGCGGATCATTCTGCAGAACCGGGCCCTCAAAATCCGGCATGATGGCCAATCGCAGACCGAGGCGCTCAAGACGCCGGAAGCCTACCGGGCGATGCTGGCGGACCATTTCGGCATTGCGCTCTCCGATCACGAGCTGAGCGCCTGCTTCGGCGAGCGCGTAGAGACGAACGGATAATTCGATGGCGGATGCGCGGAAACGATTGAGCACGAACGTCGAGGGGAATTTCTTCGTCGATGCGACCTGTATCAACTGCGACACCTGCCGGCAGTTGGCGCCGGACAGTTTCGAGGAGGTCGGCGAGTTTTCCGCGGTGAGGCGGCAGCCGGAGGGAGCGATTCAGCTTTACAAGGCCTACCAGGCGCTGCTCGCCTGCCCGACCGGGTCGATTGGCACGCAACACAGCGACAAGGTTCTCTGGCAGGACGCCAAAGCCGGCTTTCCCCTGCCCCTCGAAGGCGGCGTGTACTATTGCGGGTTCAATTCGGAGAAATCGTTCGGCGCGAACAGTTACTTCGTCACGCATCCGGATGGGAACTGGCTGGTTGATTCGCCACGGTACATCAGACATCTGGTCGAGGTATTTCAGCGAATGGGCGGCCTTCGTTATATATTTCTTACCCATGAGGATGATGTGGCCGATGCGGCCAAGTATGCGGCGCACTTCCGGTCGATCCGAATCATCCACCGCGCCGACGCGGACGCGATGCCCGATGCGGAATGGATCGTGGACATAGAGAATCGGCAGGCGATAGGGTCTGACTTTGAGATTATCCACGTGCCGGGCCACACGCCCGGAAGCCAGGCCTTGCTGTATAAGAGCCGATTCCTCTTCACCGGCGATCACCTTTGGTGGGACCCTGCGGAGCGGAGACTGGCTGCGCCGCGGCAGTTGGTCTGGAATCAGGACCACTTGCTGGCCTCCATTGCCAAGCTTGCCGATGTGCGCTTTGAGTGGGTCTTGGCCGGTCACGGCCATCGTGTTCACCTCCCCGCCGAGGAAATGCAGCGCCGCCTTCGCGACCTGATCGAGCGGCGCCACACGACGATGGTTTCCTAGCCCACCAGTCTCATGCTCACCTCCCTCGCTCGCTGGATCGACCGCAACATCCTGGAACTGGGGCGCGAGATGCGCCTCTCCTACCTGCCGCCGCTCATGGTCTATATGGCCTACGGCATTTCCGGATTGACCGGCATCGTCGGCACCTTTTTCGTGAAGGAGTATCTCGGCCTCTCCGCGGCATTTCTCGCCGCGCTGGGCTTTTGGGCCGGCATCCCCTGGGCGTTGAAAATGCCGATGGGCCATCTTGTGGATCTGCTCTGGCGGTGGAAGAGCTGGTTGATTTGCGTGGGGGCGGGACTGCTCGCAGCCAGCCTCTCGATCATGGCGGCTCTGATCGGCCATCGGGACGAGATGACCGCCATCATGTCCGCCGAAGCCTGGTACATCCTGAGCGTGCTCCTGGCGCCGATCGGGTACGTGATTCAGGATACCGTCGCCGATGCCATGACGGTCGAAGCGGTCCCTCGGGTGGACGAGCGGGGCCGTCCGTTCGACGACCGGACCCGCAAGCTCATGCACACGACGATGCAGACGCTGGGGCGCGTGGCGATCATCGGCGGCGGCGTGCTTGTGGCGCTCATCAACCTCTATCTCTTTCGCGGCGTCGAAGGGCGTCCACAGAGCGAGATCGTGGGCATTTATCAACAGGTCTACCTGATGGCGCTGGTCATCCCGGCGGTGTCCGTGATGGGAATCGCCGTCGCCGCCCTGATCAAGCGGCGCGATCGGCGCCGCCTGCGGGCTCAAGGCTACAGCGTGGAACAGATCCGGGCGATGACGAGCGTGCATGGGGAGGAAGGCGGAGCCGCGAAACCCAATTGGTGGATTCTCGGCGGCAGCCTCCTGTTCGCCCTGTTTACGCTGACCGTGGGGCTCGGCCGGTTTCCCTACAGCGAAGAAATCGTGTTCGCGGGGTCGCTCGGCATCGTAGGCTTTCTCCTGGTCCGGTTAACGAACGAGCTGGAGCCCTCTGCGCGCGCGACGCTCGTTGGGACCGCCACGGTGATCTTCATGTTCCGGGCCGTTCCCGGTCCGGGGCCTGGCCAGACCTGGTGGATGATCGACGAGCTGAAGTTCGACCAGGAATTTCTGTCGGTCCTCTCGCTGATCGGCAGCAGCCTGACCCTCGCCGGCATGTTTATCTTTCGGCGGTTCATGGCGGAACGCTCGATTGTTTACGTGGTCGGCTTCTTGACGCTGATGGGAGTCGTGCTCTCGGTGCCGATCGTCAGCATGTACTACGGCCTCCACGAATGGACCGCGCGCATGACCGGCGGCGTGGTGGACGCGCGATTCATCGCGCTGGTGGACACGGCGCTGGAATCCCCGCTGGGCCAGATCTCGATGATTCCGATGCTGGCCTGGATCGCCAACTCAGCCCCGGCGAATCTGAAAGCCACGTTCTTCGCGGTCATGGCCTCCTTCACGAATCTGGCGCTGTCGTTGAGCCAGCTCGGCACGAAGTACCTCAATCAGATCTTCATCGTCACCCGCGAGATGCGCGATCCCGCCACGGGGATGGTGCAGACGCCGGCGGATTACAGCGACCTCGGCATGCTGCTGATCACCCAACTCGTCATCAGCCTGGCCCTCCCCTTCGCGGCGATTCTGTTCGCCAAGATGACCCGCTTCCAGAGCGCCTGAAATGCCGCGGCCCATGCAGATCCGCTGCTGCGACAGCGACATCGCAAGGGGCTAAAGGCCGGATCAACGAGCCCGCAGTGTTCAAGCGGTCAGTCCTACCTATCGGTTCACTGTTCGTTGACAGCGTGAATCTGTGACCCTATAGTTGGACTTGCGTTTGGCTATCTCTTGTGGTCCCCCGAAAGGGAAGCTCAAGTGGCCGTTGTCAAGGTGAAATCGCATTACCGCGTCACGCTTCCTGCTCAGCTACTCGCGAAAGCCGGCGTAGCTGTAGGCGATCTACTTGACGCAAAAGTCGAAGGAAAGAAAATTATGTTGGTTCCGAAGCGTGCCATTGACCGCGAATTGACGTTGGCGCTTGACGAGGTCAAGCGCGGACGCGTCAAAGGTCCTTTCTCCACCGCTCAGGCAACGATCCGTGCCCTGCGCCGTCGGACCGCATGACGGCGTCCTTCACGCTTCGTTTTCGCAAACAGTATCAGAAGCTTTCTAAGCACCGGCAAGCGAAGTTCGACAAGCAGTTAGCCTTCCTCCTCTCCAATCTTCGACATCCCTCGCTACGGGCCAAGAAGTACGATGAGGCACAGGATATATGGCAAGCGCGGGTGGATGACGACTACCGGTTTTACTTCAAGATCCAAGGCGACTTGTACATTCTGCTCTCCATCATTCCTCATCCCAAATAGTCGGTAGTTGCTTAAAGATGGGATGGTTGTGACGATTTCTGATCGTCTTGGCCAAGGCGTCTCGATCTATTAGACGAGCGCCGACGGACAGGGTATGATCGCACCTCACTGTTCACCTTTTATGGAGGAACTTATGGAGAATGGAAGATCTAGCCGGCAGTTCTCTCGCCGTGCAGTCTGTGGGTTCGCCGGCGTTCTGGCGCTATCATTCGGATTCATGGCAAGTGTGGCGATGGCCGAGGACTTGCCTCGCGAGGCCGTGCTCCCCTTGGCGATGGCGAACAAAGCGGTCGCGGCGGCGTTGGACAAATGCACCAAGGACGGCTATCGCGTCAGCGTGGCGGTGGCGGACCGGGCGGGCGTGTTGCGGGCGTTCTCGCGCGGAGACGGAGCCGGGTCCCACACGGTCGAGAGCAGCAGCAAGAAGGCCTACACGGCGGCCAGCCTGCGCGGCTCGACCGGAGATCTGGCGGAGATGCTGGGCCGCATGCCGGCTGTCCAGGGCCTCCGGGACATGAACGACAAGATCCTCATCCTGGGCGGAGGGTTGCCGATCGAGATCGGCGGCGAGGTTGTGGGGGGCATCGGAGTCGGCGGCGCGCCGGGCGGCCATCTGGATGCGGCTTGCGCGCAAGCCGGCTTGGACAGCATCGGTGCGGCGCACAAGCTTCCCGCACAGAAATAAGCGCACACATGACCAGTCGGCCGGCTCAACTTCCTCGGTAGGTACTCCAGGAGCCTGTCCGACATTGACCTTTCTACTACGGCGAACGATCTGCGGCCATTTGCATCGTTCTCGGCCCGAAAACATCCTCAATGTATTCCAGTGAATACACCTCCGGTGTTTTCGGTCCTGCGGCCTTGCATCTGACCGCACCTCCTTCGCCTCGTAACGAACGGCAACGTCAGACAGGCTCCTAGCCGAACGGACTCAACAGCAGCGGGATATGGTAGTGCTGGGCCGGATTGCGGACAGTGAACACAACAGAGATGTCCGGGTAGAAGGGTTCAACCCGCTGGATTTGAAAGTAGGTCGCGGTGTCGAACGTGAGCCGGTAGGTACCCGCTTGCAGCCGCTGATGTGAGGGCATCACGTCGGCGCTGCGGCCGTCGGCATCCGTCCGGCTGCGGCTCAGCAGTTTCCAACTTCCAGCCAGCCCTTGTACTTCCAGAATCACCGGTATTCCCTGAGCCGGCCGGCCCTTCACAAGATCAAGCACGTGAAGCGTGAGGGCGCCCATCAGGATTCGCAGGCACTGGAACGCTGATTCCGCGCGGAAGCGATGACGGGACGACGGCTCATGTCAGAAGCGTCTTGACGGGAACGGCCGCATCCTGGAGCTGCGACTCCTTGCCGCTCAGGTCCGTGCCGCCTCGAATCAGCCGCTGTAGCGGCTGGAAATCTTTGGCCGCGGCATTGACGGCGAAGTAGGCGCGCAGGCGGTGTTCCTTCAGATATAAGAGCGTGAACGGCGGCTTGTCGAGGCTCCCGCGGATCAGCACCTGGTCGTGCTCGGTTTCGTCTCCCGCGAACTCCAGATGGAGATCGAAGATGTCGGACCAGACGTAGGTCAGGAGGTCGTAGCGGTTCCGGGCGCCGGCCATGTTCTGGGCGGCAAGTTGGCCGCAATATTCCGCATGGCCCCAGTGTTCGACGCGCCGCCGCTTGCCGAAGAGCGGGTCCGGATAATTGGCCACGTCGCCCCCGGCGTAAATATCCGGGTGCGAGGTCTCAAGATACTCGTTTACGACGACGCCGTTCTCGACTTGCAGCTCTGCCTGCTGGACCAATTCCACATTCGGCACGATGCCCACGCCGATGCAGACGAAATTACAGGCCAGCGAGGTTCCGGATTTGAGGTCCACCGCGAACGCCTGATTGTGGCGGTGGATCTGGGAGACCGACTCGTTGGTCCGGAACGTCACCCCGCGGTCCGTGCAATAGCGCTCGACGAAACGGGCCAGGGTGGCATCGGCAAAGCGGGCCCAGATGCGCGGCTGGGATTCAATCACCGTGACCTGTACGCCCCGTTGCGTGAGCGAGGCGGCGAGTTCCAATCCGATGAAGCCGGCTCCGACCACCACGGCCTTCGCCCCGGCCTTGGCCTCCGCGGCGATGGCCGCCGAATCGTCGATCGTGCGGAGATAGTGTACGCCCGGGAGATCGGCGCCGGGAATTTTGAGCCGAACCGGTCGGCCACCGGTCGCGAGCAAGGCCTTCTCGAACCGGATCTGGCGCCCGTCACTCAATGAGACGGTCTTGTCAGGCTGATTCAGCCGTTCGACGGACACGCCCAGGATTAGATCAATGTTCTGCTCGCGGAAATAGGGCTCTGGATCGTACAGCAGCTTGTCGGCTGGCGTTTCGCCTCGGAGAAAGTCTTTGGAGAGCGGCGGCCGGTCGTACGGCGGATGCCGTTCCTCGCTCACCAGCGTGATCGAGGCGCCGGGATCAAGCTGCCGCAACTGTTTGGCGGCTTGGCTGGAGACCAACCCGCCGCCAATGAGGAGATAGCGCGTTGCATGCATGGATCTTCTCCGTGATCGAAAGTGGGCTCGAAAGAACCTCAGCATACCCTACTCCGAAAGGATTATCCTAGGGGCTATGAGTGACCTCGTGATGGCGATCGATTCCGGGCCGCGGCGGCGCGACGGAACCGTTGGGTCCGACAGACAATGGATGATTGGACACCAGACCCGTCCACACATCTTGCAAGCACTCTCCGGAGGGGACGACCAATGGATCAGGACAACACATCACGCGGGGATGATTCGATCATGAAACTGGATCGAAGGCAGGTCTTGAAAGGCATGGGGCTGCTCGGGTCCGCCCTCGCGGCAGGAAACGTTACCGAGATGACCCGAGTGTTCGCCGGAATGGAGAAGGGCGAAGGCGGCAAGGCGACCGGCGGCCTGCCGCATCGGCCGTTGGGGCGCACCGGGGTGCAGGTGCCGATCCTCGTGCTGGGCGGCGGGCACCTCATCAAGCAGAGCGACGAGGAAGGGACGAAGATCGTGCATGAGGCGATCGAGGCCGGCCTGACCTTTTTCGACAATGCCTGGGACTATTACAACAACCGCAGCGAAGAGGTGATGGGAAAGGCTTTGCAGGGCAAACGCCAGCGCGTCTTTCTCATGACCAAGATGTGCACGCACGGCCGGGGAAAGGACATCGGCCTGTTGCACCTTGAGCAATCCTTGCGCCGGCTCAGAACCGATTATCTGGATCTCTGGCAGATTCACGAAGTTGGGTGCCAGGACGATCCCGATCTGATCTTTCGTCCCGGCGGAGCGGCGGAAGCCTTGCTCCAGGCGAAACAGCAGGGCAAGGTCCGGTTCATCGGCTTCACAGGGCACAAGGATCCGGCCGTGCATCTGAACATCCTCAAGCATGATTTTCCATTCGACACCTGCCAACTCCCGCTCAATGTGTTCGACGCTTCCTATCAGAGCTTTGAACGACTGGTCCTTCCGGAGCTGACCCGCCGCGGCATTGCGCCCTTGGGGATGAAGTCGCTTTGCGGAAAGGGCGAGCCGATCAAGCAGGGTGTCGTGACGGTGGAGGAAGCGATCCGCTATGTGCTCTCGCTGCCGATCGTGTCGCTGGTCAGCGGAATCGATTCCCGGGAGGTGTTGCGCCAGAACCTGGCCATTGCCCGGCGTTTCGTCCCGATGACCGAGCAGGAGATGGAGGCACTCCGGAGACGGGTGGCGGGCGCCGCCGCAGACGGGCGATTTGAGAACTATAAGACGGACCGGCTCTGGTCCTGCGATCGGCCGGAAGTGGAGCAGCGATTCGGCCCGCTGGAGCGGATGTAGCCCGATGGACAGCGGAGAGAAGCGCCTTGGCTACGGAACGGGGCCAAAAGGTGTCGGGCTGGTATCTCCTTGACCCGTGCAGTATCATGAGTATCTAAAAGGAAACGTTCTTTGTGAAATGTGAAGCGTAGAGCGTCATGGATTGAAAGCCAGAATGAGGGCCAACGCCTGGGAAGCACGCTTCACGAATGACGTGTGACGGTTGACGTTTAACAAAGGAGGGGGCGACCGGTTTCGACGGGGACACTGACGCCACTGACGCATGCCGAGCTCCTGGAGACTCGTTAAACCTCGAGGAACATACACAACTGCCAACCAAGAACTGGCACTCGCAGCTTAAGCTGTGACGTTCTCTCATCTCTTGCCTGCGGGGGTGAGGGGGCGCGATGTGGCAGGCTGGCCCGACTCCGGTGCTCAGCGGGGAAGGGCGAGACCTTTCTGAGCTAGCGGCCGTTCTTAGCCCGTCGGCGGACATGAACGGTGGCGAATCCAAATCGCCGACTACGCATGGAGGGTCGGTGCGCTGACGGTCTTCGGACGCGAGTTCAACTCTCGCCGCCTCCACCATCCCTCGCTTGACGTGTACCGCGGGCACTTCAGGCGAAGCCTTCTTCATTGACGCCCGCGGATAAACACCTCCAGCGATTCTTCCTTCGGTTCGTGTGATCCGGCGGCTCATCGGGCGAAGCTCCTCTATGCCAAGCTTGGCTTGAACCGCCGGCTCTTTTTCGATTTATCGAGATTGACGCCGGCGGAGAAGCGCCTTATACGTGTTTCCTTCCTTTGCTTTCATAGACCGCTGGAGAAACACCGCAATGGCTGTCCTGCCGGTTCCCTTATACTCAACCTTCGAAAGAGGCCCGCGACAGCGTCCGCGAAGGAGGGCCTAATTCGCGCTTCCGCTGGCCAGCCATAGGTCGCCGCTCCACATGGATCCGACGGAACTTCAAGAGGAACAGTACCGGATAGATCGGGTCCGACGGGTCGCGGATGTGACCCTCTATCTGTTGGACAGGACACCCCTGAGCCGTTCCGACTCGCTGGATGTCATCGAACATGCGCGGAGGGAGATCCTGCGTCTCTGTCCGGGCAAAGAAGAGGTCTTCGACCTGGTGCTGCGGCCCCGATTCCTTCGCGCCGTGAACGAGCGCGCGTTACGCGAGTGGGGCCTGAAGGACTCCGTCAACTGACAGCCGCCATCGCTTCAGCCCACATTATTCATGACGGTTCGTGACGAAACCGCGTGTTGACGGTTGCAGTAGAAGCGGTCATGAATAATGTGGGTTAGCCCCGAAGGCGCCGGAGCGAGGCGTTGACGGCGTCCAGATCGAACGTCTCCGGATCAAAGCTGCCGCCGACCCAGGTCAACATCGCCTCGTGCTCGGTGTGGGCGGGATTCATGATCGCTTCGAGAAAGTCCTGATATCCCCACAGGCCGCCGCAATCCTCGGGCGGGCATGCCCGCTCGCCTGCCAGACAAACAGGGTAGGAGGCTCCGGGCTCCGGCTGAAACGTCTTTTCGACGACGATGTCGTGCTCCCAGCTATCCCCGAAGTCATATTCATATTCGAACTTCTGCATTGCGCGCGCCACCTTGTTCAGACGAGCGCGCCGGTCGCTCTGGAAGTTCAGGAACCCATCCGGGTCCGGCTCGGCGTAGTCCACTCCTCCGATACTGAACTTGTGCAGGTGTGAATTGGTCCATCCCATCACGACCTGTAACACGCGGTGCAGCTTCGCCAAGGTGATATCGCCGGGCACCTGCACGCGGCGCCAAATCGGAGGCTTGATCTCCCGCAAGGAGACCTTGAGCTGGTACACGGACGCGCCGATCTTATCCTTTTTATCCTTGCCCTGTTTCATGCCAGCCTCGTTGCGAGGAACCGCCGTGTGGAGTGACTTCCGGCCTCTTTTCCTAGTCGCAGAGATGTCATCTACATAATAGGGTTCCCGGTAGGTTTCTCTCGTTATTCGGTGAACTCACACTTCGTCGGCCGACACGGCGACGGCAAACGGGATGCCAAGCGTCTCGAAGTGGCGCTGGCCGCACCGCACCTTATCCGTCTCGACCGTGCGAAGCTTGAGAAAATCACGCGTGCCCTTCGTCTCGCGGACGAGGTACAGCGTGTGGCCATCGCGTTTGACGATGGCCCAGTCCGGGTTGTACTCCCCCACGGGGGTATCGACCTTGAACCAGGAGGGGAGCTTCACGAAGAGCTTGATGTCCTCGCGCTGGTCGAGTTTCCGGGCGAACTCGCGCTCTACCTCCGAGTCGTAGACCACGTACTCGTAGACAGATTTATTCACCTGGAGTGCGTTCAGGTAGTTGATGAGTTCCTCGTTCTGAAAGAGCAGCATCTCCCATTCGGCGTCGGCACCGGTACCGGGCAGCCGCTCGTACTTGATGCCGTCCACGAGCAAGCGATGTAGTTCATGCTTGAGGATCGCCGCCACCTGATCGAGGAAGCGCTGCGGGTCTTGGAACACGTCCGCAAGCCGGCCGGAGTCCCTGAGGATGCGCACGAGCGTTGAGCGGGTCAGTTCAGTCTCGTTCTGGAGGTAGGCGAGGATGTCCGGCAGAGGGCGCACACCGTACACAGGCCGCTCCTCGGCGACGCTCACGGCGGTCGTGACCACCCCACCCTTCACGACCTGGACTTGCCCTGCGGCGACGTGGATCTTCGGCGCTTCGATCTTCTCCATGCGTTTGATAGCTTCCACCGCGCGCGCCACGAGCGCATCGGTCTCGAACTCCACGCGGTAGGTGGTCTTCGGCTTGATCCGATCCCAGAGTGCCTGGAACTCCGGGCTGAGGGTGATCTCCTTCTTGAGCCGGTTCGTTCCTTCGTCCCGGTCCCGGCGGATGTGCCGCTCGATCTGGTATGCGGCGAGCAGGTCAACCACGGCCGGCGCCAGGTCGCGGTGCGCCTCGGGCAGATTAAGCTTAAAGTCCTTCCGTTTGGGGTCAAACGCGGACTGAATACGCCCGTCAGCATCAAGCATCTTCTGCTGGACCAACGATGCGCGGACCGCCTCCGCCGCATCCCGGCCGATCGGTTGCTCCACGCCATCCACGATCCGGGTCAGCTTCACGAACGCCGTGAATGGCACCTTGCCGAAGGTCACGCCGCAGTCTTCCTCGTACTCGGTCTGCAACGCGCGGGCGAAGTCCTCGTAGCTTTCGTTCGCCATGACATAGAGCTTGTTCACCGATTCATCAAAGACACGCACGCCGGTCTGGTCCACCGGAAGACGCAGGCCGCGGCCGATCTCCTGCCGCTTCTTCACCACGCTCCGGGTCTCGTTGAGCGTGCAGATTTGGAAGACGTTGGGGTTGTCCCAGCCCTCGCGCAGCGCGGAGTGGCTGAAGATGAACCGGAGTGGCTCGTCCAGTGAGAGCAAGCGCTCCTTGTCTTTCATAATGAGGTTGTAGACCTCGTCGTCGGCCTGAGTATCGCCTCGCGTATCCTTGAGCACTCCCTTCCTGTCCTGGGCAAAATAGCCGTTGTGCAGGCGGTCAACCGGTTCCTTCAGCCACTCCAAACTCTGGTAGCGCTCATCCTTCGCGAACTCCGACAGCGCCGCCTCGAACGCCTCGGCAAACTTTCCCTTCGTCGGCTTCCCGTCGCCGCCGTAGTCACGGTAGTTGGCGACGCGGTCGATGAAGAAGAGCGACAGGACCTTGAGGCCCCGCGCGCGTACGAGAAGCTCCTTCTCCAGGTGCTTCTTGACGGTGTGCTTGATTTGGACCCGCCAGACGTCCTCGCGCAGGCCGCCGATCTGCTCGCCAAGCCGCAACGTGCGGCCGTTTGAGAAGCGCAGGTACTCGTTGCCAGGTTCAGCGTTGATCTCAGCCACCTCAAAGCTGTCACGATAGGTCGCACGCTCATTGGAGACCGTGAAGAGATCGGCCCCCTGCTTGACCGTGACTGCCTTCTCCTTGGGGCCATCCGAAGTCTGGGCGTGGATGCGGAGCTTCGCCTTGATCCCCTTCTTGTAGTCAATCTGCTCGACCCGCACGAAGGCCTCGTTAGTCGCACCATCGGCTCTGGCACTCGCGACCACGATCTGCTTGACCAGCTTCAGCTCGAACGCTCGCACCGGATCGAGGCGGTAGACCAGGTTGTAGGGGTTCCGGTGCGTAGCTGAGTAGCGTAGCGTGCAGAGCGGGTTGAGCGTCTTGATCGCTTCCTGCGCCTTCTCGGTCGCATCCACGCTTTGGGGCTCGTCAATGATAACGATGGGCCGAGCCGCCTGCACAAACTCGATCGGCTGGCGCCCCGAGAGCTTGTCGCTTTCCTTGTAGATGACGTTGCTCTTTTGCTCTTCTTCCGTGCCGGTGAAATTCTTGCGGAAGGCGTCGATATTGATGACCAGAATCTGCAGGGTGTTGCTGGTCGCGAACTGCCGCAACCGGTTCACCTTCTTCGCGTCGTAGACGAAGTGCTCAAAGGGCAGATTGTTGTAGAGCGCGCGGAAGTGCTCGGCGGTGATCGCAATGTTCTTCAGGACGCCCTCGCGGATGGCCACGCTCGGCACCACGATGATGAACTTCTGAAAACCGTAGCGCCGCGACAACTCGAAGACAGTCCGG
The DNA window shown above is from Nitrospira tepida and carries:
- a CDS encoding restriction endonuclease, whose translation is MKLQFDANQQFQLDAVAAVTDLFDGQPQGAPEYAVINLGTMEGLYAGQERTELGAGNRLLLAEDKLRRNLRAIQTRNDIEVSDPDAAPEAWELFDAPANLARRCPHFSVEMETGTGKTYVYLRTVFELSRRYGFQKFIIVVPSVAIREGVLKNIAITAEHFRALYNNLPFEHFVYDAKKVNRLRQFATSNTLQILVINIDAFRKNFTGTEEEQKSNVIYKESDKLSGRQPIEFVQAARPIVIIDEPQSVDATEKAQEAIKTLNPLCTLRYSATHRNPYNLVYRLDPVRAFELKLVKQIVVASARADGATNEAFVRVEQIDYKKGIKAKLRIHAQTSDGPKEKAVTVKQGADLFTVSNERATYRDSFEVAEINAEPGNEYLRFSNGRTLRLGEQIGGLREDVWRVQIKHTVKKHLEKELLVRARGLKVLSLFFIDRVANYRDYGGDGKPTKGKFAEAFEAALSEFAKDERYQSLEWLKEPVDRLHNGYFAQDRKGVLKDTRGDTQADDEVYNLIMKDKERLLSLDEPLRFIFSHSALREGWDNPNVFQICTLNETRSVVKKRQEIGRGLRLPVDQTGVRVFDESVNKLYVMANESYEDFARALQTEYEEDCGVTFGKVPFTAFVKLTRIVDGVEQPIGRDAAEAVRASLVQQKMLDADGRIQSAFDPKRKDFKLNLPEAHRDLAPAVVDLLAAYQIERHIRRDRDEGTNRLKKEITLSPEFQALWDRIKPKTTYRVEFETDALVARAVEAIKRMEKIEAPKIHVAAGQVQVVKGGVVTTAVSVAEERPVYGVRPLPDILAYLQNETELTRSTLVRILRDSGRLADVFQDPQRFLDQVAAILKHELHRLLVDGIKYERLPGTGADAEWEMLLFQNEELINYLNALQVNKSVYEYVVYDSEVEREFARKLDQREDIKLFVKLPSWFKVDTPVGEYNPDWAIVKRDGHTLYLVRETKGTRDFLKLRTVETDKVRCGQRHFETLGIPFAVAVSADEV